The sequence below is a genomic window from Pleurocapsa sp. PCC 7327.
GGAAATGGCAAAAATCAGTAATAATTCAGTGGAACGCGCCAAGGCGTGCAGGAGATTGGGTAAACAATAGCGAGCGATCGTTGCAGCCGCAGCTAATAAAACACTTCCTTTGGCTAGTACCATTAAAGTTGCTCGTCCAAAATCGGCTGGTTGCGAATTGCCATTAAATGCTGTCAGGGCGATCGCCACCAGCACGACGACGAGATCTTGGACAATGAGAATTCCCAAGGCAATGCGACCATGCAGGGCATCGATTTCTCGTTTGTCGGATAGCAATTTAACGACGATGATAGTACTGGAGAAGGTAAGCGCGATCGCTACGTAAAAAGCAGCTACAGTCGTCAGTCCTAATGCGATCGCGATTAGACCTCCCAAACATCCAGTCAAGAGAATTTGAGCGAGTCCTGCAATAATGGCTACAGAACCGACGGCGGAGATTTCTTGAGGATCGAGTCTGAGTCCGACCACAAACAGCAGCAGTGCCACTCCTAACTCGGCAAACAGTTCTACTTGTTCGCTAGAATGTACTAGGTCTAGCCCTGCGGGTCCGACGAGAATTCCCACTGCAATAAATGCCATAATTAAGGGCTGCCGCAACCAAAGGGCTAAAGTCCCCACTGCTGTCGCGATCGCTAAAATGACAGCAATTTCATAAAAAACATTGTTAAAAGAGATCGTCATATCAATTTTTTATTGTTATTTGTGATACAATCTTAAATCTTGGATATTTAAGCTTCTGTATATTTTTATTGCTGCTGCAAGCTTTAAATATAATTGTTAACGACGAGTGAAAAACTCAAGAAAAATAACTACTAACTATTAACGATTAACCCCAGCTAATAAGCTACAATAGCCGATTAGTCATTTTTGGGGGTCAAAAATTCTATGGGTCGCGCCAATAAAGTTGTGTTAGCCTACTCTGGCGGTGTGGATACTTCCGTCTGTATTCCCTATCTTAAAGAAGAATGGGGCGTAAGCGAAGTGATTACCCTGGCAGCCGATTTAGGACAGGGGGATGAACTCGGTCCCATTCAGGAAAAAGCTGTCAAATGCGGGGCTGCCGAATCCTTAGTTGCAGACGCTAAAGAAACGTTTATCAAAGATTATGCTTTTCCGGCTATTCAAGCCAATGCATTGTATGAAAATCGCTATCCCCTATCTACCGCATTGGCTCGTCCCTTGATCGCTAAACTTTTGGTAGAAGCTGCCGAAAAATATGGTGCGGATGCGGTTGCCCACGGGTGTACTGGCAAGGGAAACGATCAGGTACGCTTCGATGTTAGCATTATGGCGCTCAACCCCAAATTGAAAGTCCTGGCACCCGCGCGGGAATGGGGCATGAGTCGGGAAGAAACCATTGCCTATGGAGAACGTTTCGGCATCCAATTTCCTGTAAAAAAATCTTCTCCTTACAGTATCGATCGCAATTTACTCGGTCGCAGTATCGAAGCGGGTCCGTTGGAAGATCCGATGACAGAACCGCCAGAGGAAATTTATGCGATGACTAAAGCGATCGCGGATACCCCTAATGAACCAGAATATCTTGAAATTGGGTTTGAAAAAGGAATTCCCATCAGCTTAAACGGAAAACCTCTCGATTCCGTCAGCTTGATCTCTCAATTAAACGAAATTGCAGGCAATCATGGCGTGGGACGCATCGACATGCTTGAAAATCGCGTCGTCGGGATCAAATCGCGGGAAATTTACGAAGTGCCTGCCTTGCTAGTTCTCATCGACGCGCATCGCGACTTAGAAAGCCTTACCCTAACTGGAGACGTAACGCAGTACAAACGCACCATCGAAGAAACCTACAGTCACTTAATTTATAAAGGACTTTGGTACAGTCCCTTAAAAGAAGCCCTCGATGCCTTCATCCAAAAAACTCAGGAACGAGTTTCTGGAATGGTACGCGTTAAATTCTTTAAAGGCAATGCAACCATAGTCGGTCGCAGATCGGAAAATTCCCTCTATGCAACCGATTTAGCAACCTATGGCGAAGATGATGGCTTCGATCACAAAGCTGCCGAAGGCTTCATCTATATTTGGGGATTGCCTACCAAAGTTTGGTCGGAAAAAACGAGAAGCTAGTAAGGTTATCAGTTATCAGTAGGGGAAGACATACCTTGCCCCTACTATTAGCTGAGATGATGGAACTTGAGGATCTATTAAAACGCGATCGCATCATACGAGTGATTGGCTTTGATGATGCCCCTTTTGTTCGTCATGCAGGCAATCCCGTAGGCGTGGCAGGCGTCGTATGTGCGGGGACTCGTTTTGAAGGCATGGTATGGGGAAAAGTAGCACCAGATGGATGGGACGCAACGGAGATTCTCTGCCAATTATTAATTGGGGGTAAGTTTCTGCCTCAGCTTCATCTCGTTTTATTAGATGGGATTTGTTTGGGAGGATTTAACGTTATCGATTTGCCTTTATTAGCACAAAGGTTAGGACGTCCCTGCGTTGCCGTGATGCGAAAACTGCCTAATTTTATCAAGATCGAAGCTGCACTTAAGCGATTGCCGCACCCAGACAAGCGATTGGAAATTATACGTCGCGCGGGGACGATTTATGAGTATCCGCCTTTTTATTTTCAAGTATGCGGCGCTAATCCAGAAACAATCGCTCAAATATTGACGAAACTGAGCGATCGCGGGAACGTACCGGAGGCTTTACGAATAGCCCATTTAATCGGTGCGGCAATCATTAAAGGCGAAAGCGGAAGTCAAGCTTAAAGAATTTCCTCACAGTTTCCTTATACTGTTTTCTTATTCTAAAAATAGAGCTAAATAGGTCTTGGCGATCGCTTTGAGGAGGAAATCCGATGAAAACCGGAACATTATTGAATTCCACCGCAGAAGTTCCCAGTCGCTTGCGCGAAGAAATTCAAAAACACTTCCCCGGACGGGAAATAAGCGATCTGTCTATTCGCTATTACGAAAGCGTCGAGGATGTCGGTTACGAGTATTTCACACAGAAGGTTTTAAGTGCCTGTCACGATCTCGAAGCTGTGAGATATCTGGAACCGTTCATTTCTTTTGTCTGTTTGGGAGAAGCCCTAATTTTATCTGAGGAAGGAATTGTCGTCTACGACACGGATGAGAACGATAGATGCACCGAAACCGGACCTTTCTGGTTTGTAAAGGCTAAAAAAGCTTGACCTTAACGCCAATGTTAAGGTTTAGGGTAAAAGAGTCGTCAAAAATAACTTGATTGATGGCTCAGCGATCGCTTCTCAACTCTAAACCTTCCCTTTTCCCGCTCGAAATCAAAAATTTTGCTGCTCGACTCCTCAAAGACCATCCAGACGCAGTAGCGGCAGGAATTTGTGCCCTGCTTGTCTTGCTCGGTTGGCTTGCCCTGCATTTTAACTGGGTTGGACTAGCAATCCTCGTTCTCAGTGCAGCTTACGTCATCGGCGGTTAGGAGAGTGCCAAAGAAGGCTTAACGACGTTATTTGAGGAGAAAGAACTCGATGTTGACTTACTGACGATCGTAGCGGCGTTGGGGGCTGCTGGTTTGGGATTCTGGCGAGGAGAATACTACCTCATCTTTGCGATTAGCGGCGCGCTGGAAAGCTATGCCATGAAGCATACTCAGCGCAATATCCGCAGTTTGATGGCCAATGACGCCGGATACGGCGAGAGTCGTGCGACGGGGAAAAGAGGAGATAATTCCCGTCGAACAATTACAGGTAGGCGATCGCGTTATCGTCAAACCGGGCGAACTCATCCCAACTGATGCCATTATCATAGAAGGTTGTAGCGCCCTCAATCAATCTTCCATTACGGGAGAGTCGATGCCCGTCGAAAAAATACCGCCCGATGAGGTGTTTGCAGACACGATCGACGGTAATGGGGCATTGCAGTTAGAGGTTTGCCAACCGCCTGAAAGTAGTTTAATTCAGCGAGTCATCCGCCTAGTTTGGCAAGCGCAAACCGAAGTGCCTCCTTCTCAGCTATTCATCGAGCGCTTTGAGAAAGGTTATGCCAAGATAATTGTTCTTGTCGGTATTTTACTAGCGATCGCACCGCCTTTTCTATTGGGATGGAATTGGGAAAGCACGATCTATCGAGCCTTGATTTTTCTCGTCGTCGCCTCTCCCTGCGCTTTGATGGCATCGATCGTGCCGACTTTACTGTCGGGAATTGCCAACGGGGCAAGACAGGGAATTTTGTTTAAGACGGGGGCACAGTTAGAGTTGATGGGCAAAGTAAGGGCAATTACCTTTGACAAAACTGGCACGCTAATGACGGGTAAACTCCAAGTCGCTCAAATCATTCCCGCACCCGGACAAAGCGAAAATCGAGTGTTGGCGATCGCGGCTGCCCTAAAATCTTTCTCAGAACATCCTATCGGAGAAGCGATCGTGCAAGCTGCCCAACGGCAACGCCTACAATTGCGCACTGCCCAAGACGTTCGCGCAACAGCGGGACAGGGCATTACTGGAGACATCGCCGGAAAACTCGCGATCGCGGAGAAAGTTACTTTTATTGAAGAAATTTTATCGCAATCGGTTGGCGACGCCAATCTACGCCAACGCATCCAGCAACTAGAAGCAGGAGGCAATACCGTTATTTGGGTAGCTTATGCAGAAGAGATGTTAGGCGCGATCGCGGTTGCCGACGCGCTAAGACCTACCGCCGCAACTATTCTCAAACGTCTCAAACAACTCGGCATCGAACAAATTGTCATGCTGACTGGAGATAACCAACGTACCGCCGATAGAGTTGCCCAGCGGTTAGGCGTTGACCGAGTGTATGCCGAACTGTTGCCAGAAGATAAAGTGCGTGTCATTGAGCATCTCCAGAAAGAGTATCAAACAGTGGCAATGGTAGGAGATGGCATTAACGACGCACCCGCCTTGGCGATGGCATCGGTAGGCATTGCCATGGGTGGGGCAGGAACCGATCTTGCCCTGGAAACGGCGGATATCGTTTTAATGGCAGATCGTTTAGAAAAACTAGAAGTAGCAATTCGCCTAGGACGGCGTTCTCAAAGGATTGTCAAGCAAAATATTACCTTTGCTTTGAGTTTTATCGTCGTGCTGCTGATTGCCAACTTTATGGGCAATATGACAATGCCTTTAGGAGTCATCGGACACGAAGGGTCTACAGTTCTCGTTACCTCAGTGGATTGCGACTGTTGCGAGGATAGTGTTTCAGTCGTTCTATGGCTAAAATCGTTCAAATTTTCACAACATTGCCACAGCATAGTCATAGTTTTGACATATGCTTTTCCTACACTTTGCATAACGAATCAGAAATCGGTTGATGCTTCAGCTCGTCCCTACTTCGGTCAGGAAACCTTTTCAGGTTTCTTTTCCTAGCCTGCGATCGCAGGTGCAGTCTTTATTAGGTCTTTTTTTCGCTATCCCATCCCCAGTACTAGCATCGTTCCTCTTTTGCCAGATGGAACAATCGTATTGATTCGACGGCGCGATACGGGACATTGGGCACTGCCAGGAGGCATGGTGGACTGGCGAGAAGATATTTCTAACACGGTTCGACGGGAATTAGCCGAAGAAACTGGATTAAATTTAGTAAAAATTCGGGGTTTGGTTGGGGTTTATTCCTCGCCCGATCGCGATCCGAGAGTTCACTCAATTTGCGTGGTCGTAGCTGCTGATGTCCGAGGCGAATTTAACATTCAAGACAAGCTAGAAATTAGCGAAGTTCGGGCGTTTAGCCCAGACAAGCTACCGAAAGCGGACGAGCTTTCCTACGATAACGGGCAGCAGCTCAAAAACTATTTAGAAGGCGCGATCGCTCTCCATTAGCGCGATCGAGCTAGATTAACTAAATCAGCCTGGGGAAAAATCGCACAACTATGTCCGAGCGGATTTTAATCGTTGAAGACGAACCAGAAATCGCGCGACTCATCGAATTTGCCCTCACAAGAGAAGGCTTTTCTACCTGCCACTGCGCCGATGGATTGTCAGCTTTACAGGTATTTAAAGATCGGCAGCCGGATGTTATCGTGCTGGATTTAATGCTGCCCGGTTTAGATGGATTTGCAGTTTGCGATCGCATTCGTCAGATGTCCAATCTAAAAGACCCCTATATTTTGATGCTGACTGCCAAGGGAGAAAAAATTGACCGAGTAAATGGCTTGTGCGCTGGCGCAGACGATTATTTAATCAAGCCATTTAGCCTACCAGAATTAGTGGCGAGAATTCGCTCCCTGCTGAAGCGCAGCCTCCGCCAGCAGCAAGATTTAGTCTACCGCACCCAACATTTTGAGGTGAATGTCGATCGCTGTACGGCTTCTCAAAATCTCGATTCGGGAATCGGGCGATCGCTGGAATTAACAACGTTAGAATTTAAACTGCTCAGCACTTTGATGAGTCAACCCCAGCGAGTTTGGAATCGCACTCAGCTCATCGATCGACTTTGGGGAAATGATTTTTTTGGCGACGAACGAGTCGTCGATACCCATGTCGCTCGGTTGCGCCAAAAAATTGAGTCAGATCCCACTAACCCAAAATATATTCAGACTAAGCTGCTACGCAGCTAAATTTAATAAATAGCATTTCCTTTATTTTTAATCTTGCGCTCCCATTTAATAATAAGACCTCCTTCATTTAGCAATTTATTTAACAACTCTTCTAGCTGTGAAACTGACTCGAATAATCTATGAGCTATATATTCTTTGGCTGAATGCCAAACCAGTTCGATTAAATTATAATCTGGACGATACGGGGGAAAAATTCCAGGATAATATTTGGCATTTCTGCCTCAATCTTATCTAAAATATCTTTTCTTTGATGGAAACTTGCCTTATCTAAGATAATGACTATTTTCGCCGAACAATCCTTGAAATTTTCAATTGAATTTCCTGGCTCTATCCCTTCTTGCAAGCGGAAATTATTCAAGGATTGAAGCTGCTCATAAAATACATCCGCATTTCCTTTTTTAATGACAAAATTCATTCTCTTCTTATCATGATAACGCCGCCCTCCCATAATATTTACTCTTCCTTTTCTCCTTGGTCCCGTCACTTGATTTCTGTGACCTTTGCGAACCCATGTTTTTCTTCTTATGACTCTTAAACTAAATCCACTCTCATCCCCAAACCATATCTGTAAACTTTCTGGCGTTTCCTTGGTTATTCTTAAATATTCAGAGAATTTTTCTTTGAATGCCTTACGCTTCTCCGGATTTTGTTTGTCTTCCAGGCTGTACTTTGACCAAAGGTAAACGTACTTTTTTCGCTCTAATATTTTCCTAACTTGAGAACCGCTTAATTTAATTCCTGTTACTTTTTCGAGATATGTTGCTAATCTTGCTGCTGTCCATCGACCAAATTCATATCCATATTCTCCTGGCTCTTTTTCAACGACTTCTAATAACAAATCCTCATATTCTTTGGTAACTTTACGAAAGTTACCTTCTCTTCTTCCATCTAATAAACTTTCTAAATTATCTGGCTCGCCGCGAACGGCCCAATAGGCTACTGTTGGATATGAAAGATCTAAAAAATTACTAATCTCTTGGTAAGTTTTTCCCTCATTTATCAACAATAAAATTCAAATTTTCTCTCTTACCTATGGATTTTCATGCTCTTTTAACGTTTTTAGTAGCCGTTCCTTCTGCTCTTGAGAAAGATGGTTTTTTGCTGGCATAGGTGGCTGGCGATCGCGCTCGTTACTCAATAGACCTCCTGCAAAAGTGTTACGCGATCGCATAATTGGAGTGGGAAAGAAGTTCATAATTATAAATGCCAGCAATCAAATTAAATCTCAACCCAAACCGTCTTCTTCGGTTGCGATATCGACTTGAAAGAATTCTGAATATTTTTAGACTGCGATGAATATTTTCAATTACAATCCTTTCACTTGCTAACTTACGATTAAACTTCTTTTGCTCTAGACTTAACTGTTGATTGCGCTTTTTTTTGTTGGGAATTCTACTGTTGGGATGAAGTTTCTGAATTCCTTGATATCCTTTATCAGCCAAACATTCTATCTGTTGTTCGATTCCTATTTTACTATTTTTCCAAATCTTAAAATCATGACTTTTTCCCTTCTCATGAGCAATACAAAGAATTTGTCTCGTTTTTGCGTCAGCTAAAACTTGCGATTTTATCGTGTGACACTTTTGCCGACCACTGTAGTAAGCTTTTTGTTTTTTTTCGGTCTTTCTATTTCATGTTCTGCTACATCTACTACGACAATTTCAATTTCTGTATTTTGGGGTTGAACAGCTTTTTTCCCAGGCAGATTGAAAAGTCCCGATTTCATTAAAATATCTTCTACTTTTCTGGTGATTCGTAAAGCCGTTGTCTCGTTTATTCCCCAGCTAGTTCCGATATGAAAATAGGTGCGATACTCTCGCCAATATTCAAGAGTCATTAAGATTTGGTCTTCTGCGCTTAATTTATTTGGTCGTCCTGTTTTTTTTTTGTAAGACTTTTTCGGCTTCTAGAACTTTTACCATCTCTTTAAACGTCTCTGGATATACTCCACAAAGCCGTTTAAACTCTGTCGGTTTTAAATTTTTTACTTGAGAGTAAGTCATAACTCGAATTGTAATTTGGTTTTATTTTACCTAACTTACTCTGACTTTTGCTGGAGGTCTAATCTTATATTATACAATCAAGCTGCGCAGCAGCTTATTGTTGGAATCGGCTATAAGTTTGAAGATAATCGCTAACTCAAATTCTACTCTGCGTCGGATCGGCGATCGAAGGTCAGTTGACTTTGGTGGATGTAACCCATTGCCCCACAAATGTCGGTTTTGTACCATCCATTCGTTTCTCCGTAGGTATTAATCGTCCTCACGGAACGAACCGGACAAAGAATTTTCCCCGTAGGCGATGGTTCGTCCCTGACTAATGTCCCCGGATTCAACACTGTAGCCACGCTTGTTTCTGGCGTTTCGGAGATTGGGGTTGGTTCGACGGTTGGCGTGGGTGAAGGCTCGTCCGGCACTTGCGCTTCGGGTGTATCGGTGGGAGGGGGGGAAACTGTTACTTCTGGAGTTGGTTCCGGCGTGGGCGTTGGGGAGGGCGTTTCTCTAGGAGTAGGTTCTATCGTCGGTGTAGGAGTTGGGGTGTCGAAAACAGCAGGTGGCGGCGAGGATGAAGGTCGATTGAGTAATATTATTCCTGCGATCGCGCCCGTGGCAAGTCCGCCAATTGCTACTGAAAAGACTATCTTCAGTAGCTTTAATAAGCCTCCGGATTGCTTGGAGGCAACATCGGGAACATAAGCCACCTGCGTTCGTACTTGCGAGAGAGGGGGCGAAAATTCTGTCTCGGACATGAGTGCTTGCAGGGCTTCTGAGGCATCTTGATAGCGCGATCGATAATATTCGTGGGTCATTCGATCTAAAATATTCGCCAAGCGATCGCTGACTTGGGCGCGATCGTGCCATAATAATCTTCCCGTATTAGGATCTTCTGTAAGGCGATCGGGCGATAAGCCAGTTATAGCTTGAATTCCTACCATTCCTACTGCATAGACATCGCTGGCTAGTCTGGGTTTTCCTTGCGCTTGTTCGCTTGGCATATAGCCGGGAGTCCCAATTCCCCGCGTCATCGTCGTTTGTCCGGCGGCAGTTACCGTCAAAGCACCGATTTCTTTAACCGCCCCAAAGTCAATCAGCACCAATTTTTTATCGCGCTTGCGCCGGATGATATTCGATGGCTTGATATCTCGGTGAATGACATTTTCTTTATGGACGACTGCTAAAACTGCGAGAATTTCTCGCAGTAAATTAATGGTACGTTCTTCACTCAATGGTTTGCCTGGAAGGAGTTCTTGAGTGAGTTCCTCTCCCTCGATGAATTCTTGTACTAAATAAAATTCTCCGCCTTGCTCGAAATGCGCGTACAGGCTAGGGATTTGGTCGTGTTTGCCCAGGCGATAAAGATACTCTGCTTCTCGCTCGAATAACGTTTTCGCAACAGCTAAAGCCGACGGAGCGGTATCTTTTGGTTTCAGATGCTTGACGACGCAGGGAGGATGACCTGGCAGGGCTAGGTCTTTTGCTAGATAGGTATCCCCAAAGCCGCCGCTACCCAATTCTCGAATGATTTGATAGCGACTGAGTAAGACATCTGACATGGATAAAAAACCGCCGATCGAAACACACTGGTAATTCCATGCTACAAGGCAAAACCCAATAAAAAGACTATAAAATCGAAAAACGGTCTAGATGGTGCAGTCCGATATTAACAGCGTCCCACGCTCCTGAAGAGAGTCCACCAATCGCCCAAAATTCTGGCATTGGTAAAGCTAATGGCTGTAGAAACCTTACCGTTAGGTCCGTCAATGTATTGGGGATCGCGATAGCGACTGCGACCGCGAAGATCGTTGCCATCGGGGGTAATAATCATACTAGGCAGAAGCTTTTGGTCGCAATAGAGTTGTTGGAGCGTGGATAGGGCATCTCCTTTTTTAAACCAATCCGTCTCGTCCCTACTGCCGCCATGTAATAGAAAAATGACGGGATAGCGTTTTTCGGGCGAGGATTCGCACCCTGGAGGTAGCACTACCCTGTAGGTTCGCGTTTGTCCTAACACTGAGCTATAGTAAGTCTCAAAGCGATCGCGCAATGAAATTGGCTGCGAACTAGCAGCCGTTGCTGGCTGTTGTGATACTTGAGAGCGGGCAAGCGGAGCGCTTGACGCGGACTGACAACTCAAGCTCGTCAGCATCAAACCGAATGCGATCCCTACTATCTTGACTCGATTGTATGGCATGTAAATTTCTCCTTTGCCCATTTTTGGGTTACTTGCGCGAGTTTGCAAGCAATATTTCGTCTTTTTGCGAACTAATAAAAGTTTACAAAAGACAGATATCAGATCTATGTCAGAGGGATGTCAATCCTGTGAAATTTTGGCTTTGGGGCACTCTCAAATTCTAGAGATTAAAATCTTCGTCTAATCTCATACAATCCCAGCAGCAGGGCGGCAAAGCTTAAAGGCAAGAAGTAATAAATACCTCGGTAAGCCAACAATGCCCCAAAAAGCTCTGCCGAAGAGATGGGAGGAGAAAGCAGCAAAAGCATGACGGTTTCAAAGACTCCTAACCCTCCCGGAACATTGCTAATAATTCCGGCAATTTGCGCCAGTAAGTAGATCCCGAAAAAACCTGGATATGATATCGGTACGGATGCAGGCAAGAGGACGTAGAGTACAGCCGCCGCTAGCGCCCAATCAAGAGAAGTAATGGCAATTTGAGCCAGACATAGGTTGATGGGTAAATGAGGTATCGTTAGTCTACCGACTCTCAGAGGCTTTTTACTTAGGATAGAGATAAAAAGATAGCTAATGACGACCAGCGAGAAAATAACACCGATGGGATGGACTGAAGTGATGGGCAAATGCAAAAGTGCGGGAACCTCAACGGGTTCTATGAGAAACAGCACTCCTCCTACAGCAAACAGCCCCAACCAAAAGCTCCAATTGCAAAAAGCGATAATTTGAGCAATTTCAGCGATAGATAAATTCCAGGGTCGATAAAAACGATAGCGGATAGCGCTGCCGCTGAGGAGCGCTAAACCGACGCTATTGCTAATGGCATAGCTAATAAGCGCAACTAGAGCGGTTTTGGGGTAAGGGAGGGGATGACGAATATAGCGGACGGCAAGCGTATCGTACCCAGTCAGCACGATGTAGTTTAAGCCAGTCAATGCCACTGCTAAAAGTAAATGGGATGTGGAGATAGCGGCTAGACTCTTCCAGACTTCTCGGATGTGATATTTTTGTAGTTCCTGAGTAATTGCCCAAATCGAAAGCGCAAAGAGCAATAAACTCAGCAAGGCAGAACCAATATGAGAAAGGCGCTGGCGATTCATAGATATGCCTCCTCATTCATATCTGGGGTAGTCTACTCGCAACTTCCGACTTTTCCCTCCTTTTGCTTTCTGCCTTTTTACGAGCCGGGTTTTAAGTAGTCTAGCAAGCGATCGCCCGAATCAGCCCTTACCAAAGCTACTACGACTTCCGGTAAAACCGCCGCTCCCGGATAAACTAGATATCGCGGTTCCCAACGGGGTTGGAATTTCTCTTTGTAGCTATGCAAACCCTGAAAATTATAAAACCGATTTAAGTGTTCGTATAAATAACGCAACACCTTTTCTAAACCAGGAGATTCTGGGGTTTCTCCTATGCCAGCCAGTGCCGATAATCCCATATTAAACCCGTCGTATCCCCGCTCTTTAAAGTGTTGAAACATCGAAATAAATAAAAAATCCATCGTACCATGCTCTACTTCTGCTCGCCGCCGCATCAAGTCGATGGTAATCTCGTTAATTTGATATTCCGGCACTACATTGGCAAAGGCTGTTATTTCTC
It includes:
- a CDS encoding argininosuccinate synthase, which codes for MGRANKVVLAYSGGVDTSVCIPYLKEEWGVSEVITLAADLGQGDELGPIQEKAVKCGAAESLVADAKETFIKDYAFPAIQANALYENRYPLSTALARPLIAKLLVEAAEKYGADAVAHGCTGKGNDQVRFDVSIMALNPKLKVLAPAREWGMSREETIAYGERFGIQFPVKKSSPYSIDRNLLGRSIEAGPLEDPMTEPPEEIYAMTKAIADTPNEPEYLEIGFEKGIPISLNGKPLDSVSLISQLNEIAGNHGVGRIDMLENRVVGIKSREIYEVPALLVLIDAHRDLESLTLTGDVTQYKRTIEETYSHLIYKGLWYSPLKEALDAFIQKTQERVSGMVRVKFFKGNATIVGRRSENSLYATDLATYGEDDGFDHKAAEGFIYIWGLPTKVWSEKTRS
- a CDS encoding DUF99 family protein, yielding MELEDLLKRDRIIRVIGFDDAPFVRHAGNPVGVAGVVCAGTRFEGMVWGKVAPDGWDATEILCQLLIGGKFLPQLHLVLLDGICLGGFNVIDLPLLAQRLGRPCVAVMRKLPNFIKIEAALKRLPHPDKRLEIIRRAGTIYEYPPFYFQVCGANPETIAQILTKLSDRGNVPEALRIAHLIGAAIIKGESGSQA
- a CDS encoding NUDIX hydrolase, with translation MAGAVFIRSFFRYPIPSTSIVPLLPDGTIVLIRRRDTGHWALPGGMVDWREDISNTVRRELAEETGLNLVKIRGLVGVYSSPDRDPRVHSICVVVAADVRGEFNIQDKLEISEVRAFSPDKLPKADELSYDNGQQLKNYLEGAIALH
- a CDS encoding response regulator transcription factor, with protein sequence MSERILIVEDEPEIARLIEFALTREGFSTCHCADGLSALQVFKDRQPDVIVLDLMLPGLDGFAVCDRIRQMSNLKDPYILMLTAKGEKIDRVNGLCAGADDYLIKPFSLPELVARIRSLLKRSLRQQQDLVYRTQHFEVNVDRCTASQNLDSGIGRSLELTTLEFKLLSTLMSQPQRVWNRTQLIDRLWGNDFFGDERVVDTHVARLRQKIESDPTNPKYIQTKLLRS
- a CDS encoding serine/threonine-protein kinase, translating into MSDVLLSRYQIIRELGSGGFGDTYLAKDLALPGHPPCVVKHLKPKDTAPSALAVAKTLFEREAEYLYRLGKHDQIPSLYAHFEQGGEFYLVQEFIEGEELTQELLPGKPLSEERTINLLREILAVLAVVHKENVIHRDIKPSNIIRRKRDKKLVLIDFGAVKEIGALTVTAAGQTTMTRGIGTPGYMPSEQAQGKPRLASDVYAVGMVGIQAITGLSPDRLTEDPNTGRLLWHDRAQVSDRLANILDRMTHEYYRSRYQDASEALQALMSETEFSPPLSQVRTQVAYVPDVASKQSGGLLKLLKIVFSVAIGGLATGAIAGIILLNRPSSSPPPAVFDTPTPTPTIEPTPRETPSPTPTPEPTPEVTVSPPPTDTPEAQVPDEPSPTPTVEPTPISETPETSVATVLNPGTLVRDEPSPTGKILCPVRSVRTINTYGETNGWYKTDICGAMGYIHQSQLTFDRRSDAE
- a CDS encoding esterase family protein, which encodes MPYNRVKIVGIAFGLMLTSLSCQSASSAPLARSQVSQQPATAASSQPISLRDRFETYYSSVLGQTRTYRVVLPPGCESSPEKRYPVIFLLHGGSRDETDWFKKGDALSTLQQLYCDQKLLPSMIITPDGNDLRGRSRYRDPQYIDGPNGKVSTAISFTNARILGDWWTLFRSVGRC
- a CDS encoding lysylphosphatidylglycerol synthase domain-containing protein, whose amino-acid sequence is MNRQRLSHIGSALLSLLLFALSIWAITQELQKYHIREVWKSLAAISTSHLLLAVALTGLNYIVLTGYDTLAVRYIRHPLPYPKTALVALISYAISNSVGLALLSGSAIRYRFYRPWNLSIAEIAQIIAFCNWSFWLGLFAVGGVLFLIEPVEVPALLHLPITSVHPIGVIFSLVVISYLFISILSKKPLRVGRLTIPHLPINLCLAQIAITSLDWALAAAVLYVLLPASVPISYPGFFGIYLLAQIAGIISNVPGGLGVFETVMLLLLSPPISSAELFGALLAYRGIYYFLPLSFAALLLGLYEIRRRF